The following are from one region of the Mesorhizobium sp. B2-8-5 genome:
- a CDS encoding ATP-binding cassette domain-containing protein gives MGVQHVRTGGSGNEVAALDVVGVSHSYGPKRALNNVSFSIAPATFTVLLGLNGAGKTTLFSLISHLYDTRHGSIRIFGHDIRRASGEALRCVGIVFQARTLDLDLSVYQNLSYHASLHGIGGGEARQRIAALLETVDMQGREHDKARSLSGGQMRRIEIARALLHRPSLLLLDEATVGLDVQSRAGILATIRRLVETEGIGVLWATHLIDEVDDSDHAVVLRQGNLVASGTVSDLIQASGAGSIRDAFSKLNRSETTGIAEISP, from the coding sequence ATGGGCGTGCAGCATGTACGGACAGGCGGTTCGGGAAATGAGGTGGCGGCGCTCGACGTCGTCGGCGTCAGCCATTCCTACGGTCCCAAACGGGCGCTGAACAACGTGTCGTTCTCGATCGCCCCGGCGACCTTCACGGTGCTGCTCGGCCTCAACGGGGCGGGCAAGACAACCTTGTTCTCGCTGATCAGCCACCTTTACGACACCCGCCATGGATCGATCCGCATCTTCGGCCATGACATCCGCCGCGCTTCCGGCGAAGCGCTCAGATGTGTCGGCATCGTGTTCCAGGCACGTACGCTCGACCTCGATCTCAGCGTGTACCAGAACCTCTCCTACCATGCCTCGCTGCACGGTATCGGCGGCGGCGAAGCCCGGCAGCGCATCGCCGCCCTGCTCGAAACGGTCGACATGCAGGGCCGTGAGCATGACAAGGCCCGTTCTCTCTCCGGCGGCCAGATGCGACGGATCGAAATCGCCAGGGCTCTGCTCCACCGCCCCTCCCTGCTGCTGCTCGACGAGGCGACCGTCGGTCTCGACGTCCAGTCGCGCGCCGGCATCCTGGCCACCATCCGCAGGCTCGTCGAAACCGAAGGCATCGGCGTTCTGTGGGCCACGCACCTGATCGACGAAGTCGACGACAGCGACCATGCCGTCGTGCTGCGACAGGGCAACCTTGTCGCCAGCGGCACGGTGTCCGATCTCATCCAGGCCAGCGGCGCCGGTTCGATCCGCGACGCCTTCTCGAAGCTCAACCGCAGCGAGACGACCGGCATTGCGGAGATTTCGCCATGA
- a CDS encoding S-(hydroxymethyl)glutathione dehydrogenase/class III alcohol dehydrogenase yields MKTRAAVAVAAGKPLEIMEVDLEGPREGEVLVEVKATGICHTDEFTLSGADPEGLFPAILGHEGAGIVVDVGKGVTSVKKGDHVIPLYTPECRQCPSCLSRKTNLCTAIRATQGQGLMPDGTSRFSMGKDKLFHYMGCSTFSNFTVLPEIAVAKVNPDAPFDKICYIGCGVTTGIGAVINTAKVEQGATAVVFGLGGIGLNVIQGLCLAGADMIIGVDLNNDKKAWGEKFGMTHFVNPKEIDGDVVPYLVNLTKRGADQIGGADYTFDCTGNTKVMRQALEASHRGWGKSVVIGVAGAGQEISTRPFQLVTGRNWMGTAFGGARGRTDVPKIVDWYMEGKIQIDPMITHTLKLEDINKGFDLMHEGKSIRSVVVY; encoded by the coding sequence ATGAAGACGCGTGCCGCCGTTGCCGTTGCCGCCGGAAAGCCGCTTGAGATCATGGAGGTGGACCTCGAAGGGCCGCGCGAGGGCGAGGTGCTGGTCGAGGTCAAGGCGACCGGCATCTGCCATACCGACGAGTTCACGCTGTCGGGCGCCGATCCGGAAGGGCTGTTTCCGGCCATCCTCGGCCATGAGGGCGCCGGCATCGTCGTCGATGTCGGCAAGGGCGTCACCTCGGTCAAGAAGGGCGACCATGTCATCCCGCTCTATACGCCCGAATGCCGGCAGTGCCCGTCGTGCCTGTCGCGCAAGACCAATCTGTGCACCGCCATCCGCGCCACGCAAGGGCAGGGCTTGATGCCCGACGGCACCTCGCGCTTCTCGATGGGCAAGGACAAGCTGTTCCACTATATGGGCTGCTCGACCTTCTCCAACTTCACCGTGCTGCCCGAGATCGCGGTGGCCAAGGTCAATCCCGACGCCCCCTTCGACAAGATCTGCTACATCGGCTGCGGCGTGACGACCGGCATCGGCGCGGTGATCAACACCGCCAAGGTCGAGCAAGGCGCGACGGCGGTCGTCTTCGGCCTCGGCGGCATTGGCTTGAACGTCATCCAGGGACTTTGCCTTGCCGGCGCCGACATGATCATCGGCGTCGATTTGAACAACGACAAGAAGGCCTGGGGCGAGAAGTTCGGCATGACGCATTTCGTCAATCCGAAGGAGATCGACGGCGACGTCGTGCCTTACCTGGTCAACCTGACCAAGCGCGGCGCCGACCAGATCGGCGGCGCCGACTACACCTTCGACTGCACCGGCAACACCAAGGTGATGCGCCAGGCGCTGGAGGCCTCGCATCGCGGCTGGGGCAAGTCGGTCGTCATCGGCGTTGCCGGCGCCGGCCAGGAGATCTCGACCAGGCCGTTCCAGCTGGTCACCGGGCGCAACTGGATGGGCACCGCCTTCGGCGGCGCGCGCGGCCGCACCGACGTGCCAAAAATCGTCGACTGGTACATGGAAGGCAAGATCCAGATCGATCCGATGATCACCCACACGCTGAAGCTGGAAGACATCAACAAGGGCTTCGACCTCATGCATGAGGGCAAGTCGATCCGCAGCGTCGTGGTTTACTGA
- a CDS encoding class 1 fructose-bisphosphatase, whose amino-acid sequence MPAATLDAFLNSYLGDQPDERRSAVVTTVRQFTQAATKVRNAINQGALGAAFAGTRGANADGDVQKDLDVFADDIFLDAMRRAPVALYASEELEQPVLLDRQAPLAVAIDPLDGSSNIDTNVSVGTIFSLLPATGAPDADPAASFLQAGANMLGAGFFIYGPQLALVLSLGSGTHVFVHSTRLGTFVQAYESRIIPERTQEFAINAANYRHWDEAVRLYVDDCLEGTEGPREKDFNMRWIASLVAECYRILMRGGVFLYPGDQRRGYSQGRLRLVYEANPIAYLIEQAAGAATDAITRILEIEPESLHQRVPVVFGSAREVARIARYHTEPSAIGERAPLFSRRGLFRA is encoded by the coding sequence ATGCCAGCGGCAACGCTCGACGCTTTTCTGAACTCCTATCTCGGCGATCAGCCGGACGAACGCCGATCCGCGGTCGTCACCACCGTCCGTCAGTTCACGCAGGCGGCTACCAAGGTCCGCAATGCCATCAACCAGGGAGCGCTCGGCGCCGCTTTTGCCGGGACCCGAGGCGCCAATGCCGACGGCGATGTCCAGAAGGATCTCGACGTCTTCGCCGACGACATCTTCCTCGACGCCATGCGTCGCGCCCCGGTCGCGCTCTATGCCTCCGAGGAGCTGGAGCAGCCTGTCCTGCTCGACAGGCAAGCCCCCCTCGCCGTCGCCATTGACCCGCTGGACGGCTCCTCCAACATCGACACCAACGTGTCGGTCGGAACGATTTTCTCGCTCCTCCCTGCAACTGGCGCGCCGGACGCCGATCCGGCCGCCTCCTTTTTGCAGGCAGGCGCGAACATGCTGGGCGCCGGCTTCTTTATCTACGGGCCGCAGTTGGCGCTCGTTCTGTCGCTCGGCAGCGGCACGCACGTCTTCGTGCATTCGACCAGGCTAGGCACCTTCGTCCAGGCCTACGAAAGCCGGATCATTCCGGAGCGGACCCAGGAGTTCGCCATCAACGCCGCCAACTACCGCCACTGGGACGAGGCCGTGCGCCTCTATGTCGATGACTGCCTGGAAGGCACCGAAGGCCCACGGGAGAAGGATTTCAACATGCGCTGGATCGCCTCTTTGGTTGCCGAATGCTACCGCATATTGATGCGCGGCGGCGTGTTTCTGTATCCCGGCGACCAACGCCGGGGTTACAGCCAGGGACGGCTTCGGCTGGTCTATGAGGCCAATCCGATTGCCTATCTGATCGAACAGGCGGCCGGTGCCGCGACCGATGCGATCACCCGCATCCTGGAAATCGAACCCGAGAGCCTGCATCAGCGCGTACCCGTGGTCTTCGGATCCGCGCGGGAAGTCGCGCGGATCGCCCGCTACCACACCGAGCCCAGCGCCATCGGCGAGCGTGCGCCGCTGTTCAGCCGCCGCGGACTCTTCAGGGCCTGA
- a CDS encoding ABC transporter substrate-binding protein translates to MTSAVPSTLTTFLCFLFLAANISGAPAQEASKQPAATAKSEKKITEIKIGYLRAYAPQLTLSLLDLPPRDEGVAGAKVAISDNNTTGTFLGQKFSLDITEIKPNADVVQAFDDLIVKGDRYVVADLSARQLLSIADIARDKGVLIFNIGATDDSLREEDCRINVFHIAPTRSMLADALAQYLMVKKWPNWVLLYGSHEQDHLYADALRRAAARFGGQIVAEKEFKDSGTARRTDTGATQIQQQISVFTQDLPEHDVVLVADESEVFGTYVPYRTWTPRPVAGTAGLVASSWHPASEQWGGIQMQSRFLRTTGRRMLSKDMSAWTAVRAVGEATTRTNGDDPKKISDYIRSDDFSVAAFKGQKLTFRKWNLQLRQPILLSDAKSVVSTSPQEGYLHQVSELDTLGVDQPETKCALK, encoded by the coding sequence ATGACGAGCGCGGTGCCGAGCACTCTCACGACCTTTTTGTGCTTTCTTTTCCTGGCCGCCAACATTTCCGGTGCGCCGGCTCAGGAAGCGAGCAAGCAACCGGCCGCAACGGCCAAGTCTGAAAAGAAGATCACCGAAATCAAGATAGGCTATTTGCGGGCATACGCGCCGCAGCTGACGCTTTCCCTGCTCGACCTGCCGCCAAGGGACGAGGGTGTTGCCGGCGCCAAGGTGGCGATCAGCGACAATAATACGACAGGAACGTTCCTCGGCCAGAAATTCAGCCTCGACATCACCGAAATAAAGCCGAACGCCGATGTGGTTCAGGCATTCGACGACCTGATCGTCAAGGGCGACCGCTATGTGGTCGCGGACCTCTCGGCCAGGCAATTGCTGTCCATCGCCGACATCGCGCGCGACAAGGGCGTGCTGATCTTCAACATCGGCGCCACCGACGACAGCCTGCGCGAGGAGGACTGCCGCATAAACGTCTTCCACATCGCGCCGACGCGCAGCATGCTGGCCGACGCGCTGGCGCAATATCTCATGGTGAAGAAGTGGCCGAACTGGGTGCTGCTCTACGGCTCGCATGAGCAGGACCATCTCTATGCCGATGCGTTGCGCCGCGCGGCTGCCCGTTTCGGTGGCCAGATCGTGGCGGAGAAGGAGTTCAAGGACTCCGGCACCGCCAGGCGCACCGACACCGGCGCCACGCAGATCCAGCAGCAGATTTCCGTGTTCACGCAGGACCTGCCGGAACACGACGTGGTGCTGGTCGCCGACGAGAGCGAGGTGTTCGGAACCTATGTGCCCTACCGCACCTGGACACCGCGCCCGGTCGCGGGCACGGCGGGGCTTGTCGCCTCGTCATGGCATCCCGCGAGTGAGCAGTGGGGCGGCATCCAGATGCAAAGCCGGTTCCTGAGGACGACGGGCCGGCGAATGTTGTCCAAGGACATGTCGGCCTGGACGGCCGTGCGGGCCGTCGGCGAAGCCACCACGCGCACCAATGGCGACGATCCGAAAAAGATCAGTGACTATATCCGCTCGGACGATTTCTCGGTCGCCGCCTTCAAGGGCCAGAAGCTGACCTTCCGCAAATGGAACCTTCAGTTGCGCCAGCCGATCCTGCTCAGCGACGCCAAGTCGGTCGTCTCGACCTCGCCGCAGGAGGGCTATCTCCATCAGGTTTCCGAGCTCGACACGCTCGGCGTCGACCAGCCGGAGACGAAATGCGCCCTTAAGTAA
- a CDS encoding ABC transporter permease → MPQKVASVTPERSDAFGPRHYLVCLKGIVLRECLRFLHQRERFISSLVRPLVWLFIFAAGFRQVLGVSIIPPYKTYVLYEVYITPGLCGMILLFSGMQSSLSMVYDREMGNMRTLLVSPFPRWFLLVSKMLAGVAVSIAQVYAFLIVAWFWGVKAPPLGYLFVLPALFLSGMMLCALGMLLSSVIKQLENFAGIMNFVIFPGYFASPALYPLWRIQEASPLLYKICIVNPFTYAVELIRFAFYGQIDWVSLGVVAGCTLLFLAGAIIAYDPSRGLMTRKQDTGGNA, encoded by the coding sequence ATGCCGCAAAAGGTCGCCTCCGTCACGCCGGAGAGGTCGGACGCGTTCGGTCCGCGCCACTATCTCGTCTGCCTCAAGGGCATCGTCCTGCGCGAGTGCCTGCGTTTCCTGCATCAACGCGAGCGCTTCATCTCCTCGCTGGTCAGGCCGCTCGTCTGGCTGTTCATCTTCGCCGCCGGCTTTCGCCAGGTGCTCGGCGTCTCGATCATACCGCCCTATAAAACCTACGTCCTTTACGAGGTCTACATCACGCCCGGCCTGTGCGGCATGATCCTTCTGTTCTCTGGCATGCAGTCTTCGCTGTCGATGGTCTACGACCGCGAGATGGGCAATATGCGCACCCTGCTTGTCAGCCCATTTCCGCGCTGGTTTCTGTTGGTGTCCAAGATGCTCGCCGGCGTCGCCGTATCGATCGCGCAGGTCTACGCGTTCCTGATCGTGGCCTGGTTCTGGGGCGTCAAGGCGCCGCCCCTTGGCTACCTGTTCGTGCTGCCGGCGCTGTTTCTGTCGGGCATGATGCTTTGCGCCCTCGGGATGCTTTTATCCTCGGTGATCAAGCAACTCGAAAACTTTGCCGGCATCATGAACTTCGTCATATTCCCTGGCTATTTCGCCTCACCCGCCTTGTATCCGTTGTGGCGCATCCAGGAAGCCAGCCCTCTCCTCTACAAGATCTGCATCGTCAATCCGTTCACCTACGCGGTCGAACTCATCCGCTTCGCCTTTTACGGTCAGATCGATTGGGTGTCGCTGGGCGTCGTCGCCGGATGCACGCTGCTGTTTCTGGCCGGAGCCATCATCGCCTACGACCCCTCGCGCGGCCTGATGACCCGCAAGCAGGATACGGGAGGAAATGCCTGA
- the tkt gene encoding transketolase: MTSLAALKPTAAVSERDMANAIRALAMDSVQKASSGHPGMPMGMADVATVLFSRFIAIDPTAPDWPDRDRFVLSAGHGSMLQYALHYLLGYQDMPIEELQRFRQLGSRTAGHPEHGHALGIETTTGPLGQGISTAVGIALAERMLAARHGADLVDHYTYVIAGDGCLQEGISHEAIDLAGHLKLSRLIVLWDDNAISIDGPTSLSTSMDQPARFKAAGWHVQSVDGHDMEAVATAIEAAQHSDRPSLIACRTVIGKGAPNLGGSEKTHGAPLGDAEIAATRENIGWAHAPFDVPHDILSAWREIAERGQAARRAWERRLAASARREDFERALSGKLPDAVFEALNAFRAEHVEKATKVATRKASEMALAAINGATELTVGGSADLTHSNLTITKGMDRIAPGGYAGRYIHYGIREHGMAAAMNGIALHGGFIPYGGTFLCFADYARGAMRLSALMSQRVVYVMTHDSIGLGEDGPTHQPVEHLAMLRATPNLNVFRPADIIETAECWELALKSGTRPSVLVLSRQNLPMLRQVHGHENRSGRGAYVLREPSAHRAVTLIATGSEVEIAVAAAERLETQHGVAAAVVSMPCWELFEEQEADYHKSVLGSAPRVAIEAAARLGWDRWIGDTGAFVGMTGFGASAPAPDLYRHFGITPEAVAAAALKLII; this comes from the coding sequence ATGACCAGCCTGGCAGCATTGAAGCCCACCGCCGCAGTGTCCGAGCGCGACATGGCGAACGCCATCCGCGCGCTGGCCATGGACAGCGTGCAGAAGGCCAGTTCCGGACATCCGGGCATGCCGATGGGCATGGCCGATGTCGCGACGGTATTGTTCAGCCGCTTCATCGCCATCGATCCGACGGCGCCGGATTGGCCCGATCGCGACCGGTTCGTGCTTTCGGCCGGACACGGCTCGATGCTGCAATATGCCCTGCATTACCTGCTCGGCTACCAGGACATGCCGATCGAGGAGTTGCAGCGGTTCCGTCAGTTGGGCAGCCGTACTGCCGGGCATCCGGAGCATGGCCACGCGCTTGGTATCGAGACGACCACCGGTCCCCTCGGGCAAGGCATTTCGACCGCTGTCGGCATAGCGCTGGCCGAGCGCATGCTGGCCGCCCGCCACGGCGCCGATCTCGTCGACCACTACACCTATGTGATCGCCGGCGACGGCTGCCTGCAGGAAGGCATTAGCCACGAGGCGATCGACCTCGCGGGTCACCTGAAGCTCTCCCGCCTGATCGTGCTTTGGGACGACAACGCGATCTCCATCGACGGACCGACCTCGCTTTCGACATCGATGGATCAGCCGGCCCGGTTCAAAGCCGCCGGATGGCATGTGCAGTCGGTGGACGGCCACGACATGGAAGCCGTCGCTACGGCGATCGAGGCAGCACAGCATTCGGATCGGCCATCCCTGATCGCCTGCCGTACGGTGATCGGCAAGGGCGCCCCCAATCTCGGCGGTTCGGAAAAGACGCATGGCGCGCCGCTGGGCGATGCGGAGATCGCCGCGACGCGCGAAAACATCGGCTGGGCCCACGCGCCGTTCGACGTGCCGCACGACATCCTTTCGGCTTGGCGCGAGATCGCCGAACGCGGCCAGGCGGCGCGGCGCGCCTGGGAGCGGCGGCTTGCCGCCTCGGCGCGCCGCGAAGACTTCGAACGCGCGCTTTCCGGCAAGTTGCCCGATGCGGTCTTCGAAGCGCTGAATGCCTTCCGCGCGGAGCATGTCGAGAAGGCGACCAAGGTCGCGACGCGCAAGGCCTCCGAAATGGCGCTCGCCGCGATCAACGGCGCAACCGAGCTGACGGTCGGCGGCTCCGCCGATCTGACCCATTCGAACTTGACGATCACCAAAGGCATGGATCGCATAGCGCCGGGCGGCTATGCAGGCCGCTATATTCACTACGGCATTCGCGAGCACGGCATGGCCGCGGCCATGAACGGCATCGCCCTGCATGGCGGGTTCATACCTTATGGCGGCACTTTCCTGTGCTTCGCCGACTATGCTCGCGGCGCGATGCGGCTCTCGGCGCTCATGAGCCAGCGCGTCGTCTATGTGATGACGCACGATTCCATCGGCCTCGGCGAGGACGGACCGACCCATCAGCCGGTCGAGCACCTGGCGATGCTGCGGGCGACGCCGAACCTCAACGTCTTCCGCCCGGCCGACATCATCGAAACGGCGGAGTGCTGGGAACTGGCGCTGAAGAGCGGGACGCGGCCGAGCGTGCTCGTGCTCTCGCGCCAGAACCTGCCGATGCTGCGCCAGGTACATGGCCACGAGAACCGGTCCGGCCGCGGCGCTTACGTCTTGCGCGAGCCATCCGCGCACCGCGCCGTGACGCTGATCGCCACCGGCTCGGAGGTCGAGATCGCCGTTGCCGCCGCCGAACGGCTGGAAACCCAGCACGGCGTCGCCGCCGCGGTCGTCTCGATGCCGTGCTGGGAATTGTTCGAGGAACAGGAAGCCGACTACCACAAGTCCGTCCTCGGCTCGGCGCCGCGCGTCGCCATCGAGGCGGCCGCCCGTCTCGGCTGGGATCGCTGGATCGGCGACACGGGCGCTTTTGTCGGCATGACCGGCTTCGGCGCCAGTGCCCCCGCCCCTGACCTGTATCGGCATTTCGGCATCACACCCGAAGCCGTCGCCGCGGCGGCGCTGAAACTCATCATCTAG
- a CDS encoding YVTN family beta-propeller repeat protein — MAGPASAYTAYVSNEKDNTMTVVDTATMKVIKTVDVGQRPRGITISPDGKFVYLCASDDDTVQIIDTSSLQIVGDLPSGPDPELFVLSPDGKTLYIANEDDNLVTVVDVASKAVLSEIPVGVEPEGMGVSPDGKTMVNTSETTSMAHFIDTQSHEVTDNVLVDTRPRFAEFKPDGSQVWVSAEVGGTVSVIDNAKRQVVKKIQFAINGLRAETIQPVGIAITADGKKAYVALGPANHVAVINTETYEVEKYILVGQRVWHLAFTPDQKTLITTNGNSNDITFIDTATDEPVQSLTVGQQPWGVAISPN; from the coding sequence ATGGCCGGTCCGGCATCGGCCTATACGGCCTATGTGTCCAACGAGAAGGACAACACCATGACCGTCGTCGACACGGCGACGATGAAGGTGATCAAGACCGTCGATGTCGGGCAGCGGCCGCGCGGCATCACGATTTCGCCCGACGGCAAGTTCGTCTATCTGTGCGCCAGCGACGACGACACGGTCCAGATCATCGATACGTCGAGCCTTCAAATCGTGGGCGATCTGCCCTCCGGGCCCGATCCTGAATTGTTCGTGCTCTCGCCTGACGGCAAGACGCTTTACATCGCCAACGAGGACGACAATCTGGTGACCGTCGTCGATGTCGCGAGCAAGGCGGTGCTCTCGGAGATCCCGGTCGGCGTCGAGCCGGAAGGCATGGGCGTCAGCCCCGACGGCAAGACCATGGTCAACACCTCCGAGACCACCAGCATGGCCCATTTCATCGACACGCAAAGCCATGAGGTGACCGACAACGTCCTGGTCGATACACGCCCGCGCTTCGCCGAATTCAAGCCCGACGGCTCCCAGGTCTGGGTCAGCGCCGAGGTCGGCGGCACGGTAAGCGTCATCGACAATGCCAAGCGCCAGGTGGTGAAGAAAATCCAGTTCGCGATCAACGGATTGCGGGCCGAGACCATCCAGCCCGTCGGCATCGCCATAACCGCCGACGGCAAGAAGGCCTATGTCGCGCTCGGCCCGGCAAACCATGTCGCGGTGATCAACACCGAAACCTACGAAGTGGAAAAATACATCCTCGTCGGCCAGCGTGTCTGGCATCTCGCCTTCACCCCCGACCAGAAGACGCTGATCACCACGAACGGCAACTCGAACGACATCACCTTCATCGACACGGCGACCGATGAACCGGTCCAGTCACTCACCGTCGGCCAGCAGCCGTGGGGCGTGGCCATATCGCCGAACTAG
- a CDS encoding LysR family transcriptional regulator, whose product MRTLTLKQFKTVQAIVSHGKIVSAAKVLGLSPPAVTIQLRQVEEEFQLALFDRTSDGMRPTTAGLAFVEAAQAIEERLRMLEDEMDAIKGVRAGSLRLGVVSTAKYFAPRLMAGFMKEHPDIDMRLAIGNRAETIDRLKNHDIDIALMGRPPKEVSVRASVFGDHPLVIIAPPEHKLVSARDISKERIAEEHFLIREPGSGTRISLEIFLSDVPGRIDDLGVEMGSNETIKQAVMAGLGIAFISAHTIAAETEAGRLVILDVAGMPIRRQWFSVMRTDHVISPAMATFNDFLMRKGATYLPLFGKLYPHAEADEAAPTRQARTPARRPK is encoded by the coding sequence ATGAGGACTCTCACGCTCAAGCAATTCAAGACCGTCCAGGCCATCGTCAGCCACGGGAAAATCGTGAGCGCGGCCAAGGTGTTAGGCCTCTCTCCTCCAGCGGTTACGATCCAGTTGCGACAAGTGGAGGAGGAGTTCCAGCTGGCCTTGTTCGACCGGACGTCGGACGGCATGCGTCCTACTACCGCAGGGCTGGCCTTCGTCGAGGCCGCGCAGGCCATCGAGGAGCGGCTGCGCATGCTTGAAGACGAGATGGACGCCATCAAGGGCGTGCGCGCCGGCAGCCTGAGGCTCGGCGTCGTCTCCACCGCCAAATATTTCGCGCCGCGGCTGATGGCCGGCTTCATGAAGGAACATCCCGACATCGACATGCGGCTTGCCATCGGCAATAGAGCCGAAACGATCGACAGGCTGAAGAATCACGACATCGACATCGCGCTGATGGGCCGTCCACCCAAGGAAGTTTCGGTGCGCGCTTCGGTCTTCGGCGACCATCCGCTGGTCATCATCGCGCCGCCCGAACACAAACTGGTTTCGGCACGCGACATTTCCAAGGAAAGGATCGCCGAGGAGCATTTCCTGATCCGCGAGCCAGGCTCGGGCACGCGCATCTCGCTGGAGATATTCCTGAGCGACGTGCCTGGCCGGATCGACGATCTCGGCGTCGAGATGGGGTCGAACGAGACGATCAAGCAGGCGGTGATGGCAGGTCTCGGTATTGCCTTCATCTCCGCCCACACCATCGCCGCGGAAACGGAAGCCGGTCGGCTCGTCATTCTCGACGTGGCCGGCATGCCGATCCGCCGGCAATGGTTTTCGGTGATGCGCACCGATCACGTGATCTCGCCCGCGATGGCAACCTTCAACGATTTCCTGATGCGCAAGGGCGCGACTTACCTGCCCCTGTTCGGCAAACTGTATCCACATGCCGAAGCGGATGAAGCAGCGCCGACACGGCAAGCGAGAACGCCTGCAAGGCGGCCCAAGTGA
- a CDS encoding phosphoribulokinase — MSAKHPIITITGSSGAGTTSVKRIFEMIFRRENIEAAFIEGDAFHRYDRAAMKVEVAKQEKAGNPNFTHFHAEANELEILEEVFEEYGRRGSGKTRTYIHDEDEEKQYGTPPGHFTEWREFAPSDLLFYEGLHGCVVTEKINLARHADLKIGVVPVINLEWIQKIHRDRATRGYSTEAVMDVILRRMPDYVRYIVPQFSQTAINFQRVPIVDTSNPFIARWIPTPDESMLVIRFANPRGIDFPYLLSMIHDSFMSRPNSIVVPGNKLDLAMQLILTPLILQLIERKKRVS, encoded by the coding sequence ATGTCGGCGAAGCACCCCATCATCACCATCACCGGGTCGTCGGGCGCGGGCACGACCTCGGTCAAGCGCATCTTCGAGATGATCTTCCGGCGCGAGAACATCGAGGCTGCCTTCATCGAAGGCGACGCCTTTCATCGCTACGATCGCGCCGCGATGAAGGTGGAGGTCGCCAAGCAGGAAAAGGCAGGCAACCCGAACTTCACCCACTTCCATGCCGAGGCCAACGAGCTCGAGATCCTCGAGGAGGTTTTCGAGGAATATGGCCGCCGGGGGAGCGGGAAGACCCGCACCTACATCCATGACGAGGACGAGGAGAAACAGTACGGCACACCGCCCGGCCATTTCACCGAATGGCGCGAATTCGCGCCGAGCGACCTGCTCTTCTACGAAGGCCTGCATGGCTGCGTCGTCACCGAAAAGATCAATCTGGCCAGGCACGCGGACCTCAAGATCGGCGTGGTGCCGGTCATAAATCTCGAATGGATCCAGAAGATCCATCGCGACCGCGCCACGCGCGGTTATTCGACCGAGGCGGTGATGGACGTGATCCTGCGCCGCATGCCGGACTATGTCCGCTACATCGTCCCGCAATTCTCGCAAACCGCGATCAATTTCCAGCGCGTGCCGATCGTCGACACGTCGAACCCGTTCATCGCGCGCTGGATCCCGACCCCCGACGAATCGATGCTGGTGATCCGCTTCGCCAATCCCCGCGGCATCGATTTCCCTTACCTGCTTTCAATGATCCACGACTCCTTCATGTCGCGGCCGAATTCCATAGTGGTGCCGGGCAACAAGCTCGACCTTGCCATGCAGCTGATCCTGACGCCGCTCATCCTGCAATTGATCGAACGCAAGAAACGTGTGTCGTGA